The Deltaproteobacteria bacterium RBG_16_64_85 DNA window CATCCGGCTCCTTTTCGGTCACGGTTCGGAGTTCCCCGTGGAGCTTCCCGCAGAAATGGCAGTCCGGGTCGCTGAACACGATGACCCGGCGCTTCGCGGACGGTTTCCCCATCACGAGGGCATCTTCCAGCGGGATCCGGGAGAGGTCGACCTTGACCTCGTTCAGCTTGTTCATCCTCGCGCCGGTGAGGTCCTCTTTCGTGCTGAGCCGGATGATCTGGGCACCGAGCAGGTATTTTTTCGAAAAATCGATGTAGACGGGGATCTTCTTCCCCGTTTTCACGATATCCACTACCCATAGCCCCTGGACCGGGCTCATCTCGACGTTTAGCACGTTGTCGACCATGCCGGACAGAAGTTTTCCGGCCTCCTCGCGAGTCAGGCTGTGGCAGTCCCGGCATTCACCGGATCCGCAGGCCTCCTTCATGAAGGCCAAAGCGCCGGTTTCACCAGCGGCGAGAATCATGGCGACCAAAAAAAATCTAATGAGCAAGTTCCTCATACTTCCTCCCGGGATACAAAATCGTAAGATCATTCTTATTATAGTTTCATTTTTTCCCCGGTTCCTTTTTTCGCCATCGTTACCGCTGGATGGCCGGAAAAGAAAAGGCTGATTCTTGACATCACAATATTCTTTTGTGTTGTGAGCACTTCAGTTCGTTGCTCCCTGCCGGAAGACTCATCGGGACTCCTTGAGAGAGGTTCTTGTTGAGAGTCGGCACTATTATTGCGTATAACGCGCCACCTTTAGGAAGGATCGGGGGGGGGAGCGTATTGCGGGGCAGGGTGTATCCCCTTGATTTGTCGGTCTGTTTCAGGTCTGTCTTTATCATCCTGGTCAGTTTCCCATTCTTCCATGAGGTGTTCGAAGGACCTGCATGGTCCGGTGAACGGGATGGTTCTTATTGCAATTGGCGTCAGCCGTTTAATTATATAAAGTAGTTTCAATCAATAAAACAATCGGGGGAAAGCGATGGGACTTTCGAGGTCAAGGAATTGCCCCGGGAAACGGACAACTTTATGTTGTGCCGCCGCCCTGCTTCTTCTGGCTGCCCTGTTTCCATCAGAATTGCGCGCCGCGGACATCACCCTTTCCTCGAAGACCTATCTACTCTACTACAAAAGGGATCTCCCCGGCAGCTCCACCCAGCAATTCGCCCCCTTGTACGAATACCTGTCCGCCGACGCGGGTCAGCTGGGCGGGACCCCCTTCTCCTTCCACTTTTACGGCTGGGGTCGTCAGGACCTCCAGGATGCGACCGGAAGCGGCAAGACGAGCGGTGAGCTCGGAAGTGCCTACCTGCAATATCTCCACCCGACGGGAAACGGGGAGATGCGCTTGGGGCGATTCTTCCTGACGGAAGGGGCGGCCTTCGAGATCATGGACGGTATCTTCCTCAAGGCCAGGACCCCCGTGGGCCTCGGCTTATCCGTCTTCGGCGGCGTGCCTGCGGAGGCCACCATCACTTCCACGAAGACGGGTGACTCGATCTACGGGGGGAGGGTCTTCTTCGCCAAGCCCGGATTCACCGAGCTCGGCGTGAGCTACCTTATTGAAAAGGGGAAGTTCCAGGGAGAGGACCGGAAAGAGATCGGCGGTGACCTTTGGCTTCGGCCTTTCGGCCCCGTTGAGCTCATCGGCCGCGCCACGTACAACGACGCCACCCGCGCCCTGGCATACCAGCGCTACCTGCTGCGGCTTGCGCCGGCCTCCGGAGTCGACCTGTCGGTGGGGTACGAGGCCTACAAGTACAAGGACTACTTCCAGACGACACTCAACCCCGCCTTTCAGTTTCCGACGATCGACAACACCGACCGGGTCCGGACCGTGTTCGCCGTCCTTGACTGGGAAGTGGTCAAAAGCGTTACGGCGACCCTGGGTGCGAAGAGCATCAAGCACGACACGGCGGCCGTCGGCGACGCCACCCGAGGGGAGCTGGGGGTGAAGTACGTCTACAACAACAACCGGGACGCGGCCGGAGTCTCGGCGGCCACGGTCAGCGCGGACAAAGACCGGAACGCCTACCAGGAGTATCGGGGCTATGCCACCTACTCTCCCGCAAAATGGCGGTTTGCGCTGGATGCTCTTACGCAGCAGTACAAGCAGGCGATCAGCGGGGTGAAGAACGCCTATCACGTCGTGGGGTCGGCGGGGTACCGGCTGTTTGAAGTTCTCCGGTTGTCGGGGGACCTGACGTACACGAAGAGTCCGCAGTTCGACAAGGATTACGCCGGGCTCGTCCGGGCTTCGCTGTTTTTCGGGTCCGGCACGGGAGGGAAGAAATGATGCGACGCGCATGCCAAGGGATCGTTTTCGGAGCGGTTTTTACGGCCCTGATCGCGGGGTGCTCCGCCATCTCTCAGTCGCCTTCCGTGCCTCCGAGACACCCTGAGGAGCTTGCGGGCTGGACGCAGGTGGACTGCCGCGAGTGCCATTCCGATATCTCCACAGGGGCGCTCAAACCGTATGCCTCCTTCCGGCATTCGACGGCTTTTGTCCGGCACCACGGCCTTTATGCTCGCCAGGGTCAGAACCTGTGCCAGTCGTGCCACGGCCCGTCGTTCTGCCAGGGCTGCCATGCCCGGAAAGAGGAGTTGAAGCCCGACACGCGGATGGGTGACCGCCCCGACTTGGCGCTGCCGCATCGGGGCGATTACATCGTGCAGCACCAGCTGGACGGGAGGATGGACCCAGGGTCCTGCTTCCGTTGCCACGGCAATAAGAACGACGCCAGGTGCAGGGCATGCCACAGGTAGGACTGCGGGCGGGGGAGCAAAGCATTGCGGAGTTCGAAGGAGGGGGAAACACGATGACGGGAACGAGGAATCTGCGGCCGACAAGGCCTTGGGTTTTTCTGCTGCTTTTCGGGGTGCTTCTTTCCGCCGGGTGCTCGACGGGCACCGGCGATTCCGGACTGAACCTCGTTACTCCGTCCGGTAGCCATCCGGCGGGATTCCTCTCGACGCATACCGCCTTCGCCATTTCGGATACAACGCAATGCGAATCCTGCCACGGAAGCGACCTGGCGGGAGGGATCGCAAAGACTTCCTGCTTCACGTCCGCGTGCCATCACGGAACGAAATCGAGCTGGGCGCTGCCCGCGGAGCACGGCGCCTCGGCCAAGAGAGCGCCCGGCAGCTCGGGGTTCGCCTCCTGCCGAATCTGCCATGGGAACGATTTTGCCGGAGGGGGTTCCGGCGTCTCCTGCCTGAATAACGCCGCCTGCCACGGGAGCGGGGTCAACTCCCCTCATTCCCGCAGGCTCTGGCGCCTCACCGGGACGGGCAATACGCACACGAACACGGACCCGGCGAACGCCGTCGTATGCATCAACTGCCATGCCAGCGGGGCCAACACGAACCCGCCGCATCCGCCGCCCACGCCGGCGCCTGCGGGGACCCCCCCGGGATGCTTCAACAGCACGTTGTGCCATGGGGTAGGGCCCGGCGGGGCGAACCATACCGTCCCCTTCCTTGCGCCCACGCATACGCAGTCGACGCAGCCCACGTTCACGAACGACTGCTCGAGCTGCCACGCGGTCACGGGAACTTCACCGATTTCCGCGGCGCCGCTTTGCACCGTGTGCCACACCGCGGGGTCGCCGTTCACGCTCACGAACTGCACCTCCTGCCACGCTTTCCCGCCGAACGGGGCGGCGGGAGCGGCGTATCCGAACATCGCGGGGGCCCATCCCGTGCACATCGCCTTGAACGGCGCGGGGACCCCGATCTCCTGTGACACTTGCCACAACGGGCTGGGGACCAATACCTTGAACCATTACAACCGTGCCAACGCACGGCCAGGGTTGAACGCACTGCGGGTTCCTCCCGGGGATGCGGCGTTTCCCGCCACGTACAACGCGAAAACCGGGGCGTCGTCGTTCAGCGCAACCGCGCTCACCTGCTCGAACGTGAGCTGCCATGGCGGGCAGGCCAACCTCAACTGGCAGACGGGAACGCTCGATGTGAACACCCGATGCACGAGTTGCCACGCTTCGGGTACGGCGCAGTTCAATAGCTACAACTCGGGACGGCACACGAACGTCGGGAAGCATGTCAGCAACGGGTGCACGTCCTGCCACGACACCGCAAGGCTCGCGCTCGGCCATTTCACGAACCTCGCAACCTCGGCCTTCGAGCAGGCCCCGAGGGCCACGCTCCTGACGGGGCTCCAGTACAACGGCGCAACGTGCAATCCGGGCGCCGGCGGTATTTCAGGATGCCACGACCAGAAAACCTGGTGACCGGCAAGGGGGCCGCGTAAGGCCCCCTGCTTTTCCGCGGGATCGGGTTATTGTGCACGGATGACCGATCTGCGGGGAGGGAAACGGGGGATTGGGACGACCCCCCGTTCTTGAGAGAGAGTGAAAGCCCCGGAGGGAAGAAAACCGGGGCTTTTGCATTTTCGGGGCGCGGCGCACGCGTTGCCGGTTGGCCTATGGTTCGCTCGGAACTGAATCCTATTCACTTCCGTGTTGACTTCGTTTTCTTTTTCGATAGAGTCGGATTTATAGGCATGAAGTGGTGGGGGATTCTGTGGCGATCCTCAGGCTGAGATTCCCGGTCCATTCGCTGGACCACAGACAACTGCTTCCGGCGGGCACGCTGCTTACGCGGGAGACCCTCGACGAGCTGTCCCGTCCCGTCAAGGGGAAATCCTTTCCGGTGATGCCTTTGCTGGAGTACGGCACCGTTCGCCGGGACCTCCAGGGATTTCTCCGCCAGGGGGCGTTCCGGCGTATTTTCGAAGATCCGCGGAAAAATGGCGTCATCCAGTCGCTCATGGAAAAGGTGGCCCTGGCCCAACCCGTTCTGGAAACCCTCCGTTACTTTCAGCGAGCCGATCCGTACACCTACCGCCATGTCCTGAGGGTTTTCGCGTTGTCGATCCTCCTGGCCCGGGATCTGGAGTCGAATTTCGAGGATCAGATCCTGGAGGCAACGGCCGGCCCATTGCACGATTTCGGCAAGATCTGCGTCCCGCTCCGGATCCTGAAAAAGACCACTCCGCTGCAACGGTCCGAAAGGGCCATCCTGGAACACCACACCGTTGCCGGATTCGCGTTGATCAGTTATTACCTGAAGGACTTCAAATGCATCGCCGCCAAAGTGGCCGCGGAGCACCACGAAAGGAAGGACGGGTCCGGCTATCCCCTGGGGATCCTCCTCCGGGACCGTCTGGTGGAGATTGTCGTGACGTGCGACGTCTACGACGCGCTCATTTCCCCAAGGCCGTATCGCAGGGTCTCTTACGACAACCGGACCGCCCTCGAGGAAATCACCGAGATGGCCAACCAGGGAAAGATCGACTGGAACATCGTGAAGGCGCTCGTGGCGCATAACCGAAAGGGCAAGCCTCCGGCAAACGAATGCGCGGTTTCCATCGAGAAAAGGGGGACCCCCCCGGAAGGCAATCTCTACGGCGTCCTGATCGACGACGCTCCCCCGCCGGATCGCTCTGCGGAATAAGCGGCGCGCTACCTGCCGAGGATTGCCCTCAGCCCCTCGATCAGTCGGCCTGTTCCTTCGACGGCGGTTTCCATCTTCAGGCTCCCGTAGGCGATCCGCAGGCAGCACCCCTCCGTGACCCCGAACGTCCCGCCGGGGATGACGGCCACCTTGTGGTTCCGGACCAGCCGCTCGGTAAGCGGGAGATCGCCCATCGAGGTGCGCACCTTTGCCAGGAAATAGAATGCCCCCTGCGACGGGGGGATCGTGAGGAGGTCGGGAACGCTCGAGAGACGCTCAAGGACCTGTTGCCGGACCTTCGCGATGGACTCCAGGTGCTGGTGGCAGTAGCCGCGCCCGATCCGCAGCGCCTCCAGGGCGACCGCCTGGGAAACCGCCGGGGCGCAGATGATCACCGTGTCCTGGATCTTGATCAGGTCGTCGAAGAGATGCGCCGGCGCAACCAGGAACCCGACCCGCCAGCTCGCCATCCCGTATGCCTTGGAACAGCTGTAGAGCGAGATCGTATGGTCCTCGCCTCCCAGGGAGCCGGGGGAGAAGTGCGCGGCGCCGTCGTAGGTGAAGTACTCATAGGCCTCGTCGCTGATGTGGTAGATCCCACGCCTGGCGCATAGACGATTGATCTCTGAAAGCGTTTCCCTCGAATAGACAACGCCGGTGGGGTTGTTCGGGGACACCGTGACGATCGCCCGCGTCCTGGGCGTCAAGGCCGCCTCGATCGCGCCGACGCGCGGATGGTAGTTCCCGTCCGTCGGAACGCACACCGCCCGGCAGCTTGCCAGCGCGATCGCCATTTCATGGTTGAAGTAGTAGGGCGTCATCAGGATCACCTCGTCGCCGGGGTCGCAGATCGCCAGGACGGCGTTGAAGAACGCCTGGTTTGCGCCGGCGGTGACGATGATCCTCCGCTCGAAGGGGGCGTAGATCCCGTTCTCCGTGCGAAGTTTCCCCTCGAACGCCTTCCGGAGTTCGGGAAGCCCGGCGTCGGGCTTGTACGGGTGGCTTCCGGGAGTCGAGGAAAAACGATCGAGGACCTGCATGGCTTGTGGCGGGGGCCCGTAGTACGCCACTCCCTGGCCGAGCGAGATGGCCCCCGGGGTCTCCGCGATCCAGCCCGCCACCGTCGGGATGATGGGAAGCTGGACGCCGCTGGCTCGCCGCGATGAGGTCGTGGACCTGCCCATGTCGAATGCCGTACTCCCGTTCCTATACGTCGATGACCTGCCGCTCGAACTTCATCGTCTCCAGGTTCCCGATAACGACGGTGAGGCCGTTGGCCGACTGGCCCGGCTGGATGCAGATCGTGCGGCCGACGGTCGCCTTCCAGACGCCGCTCTCCTCGGGGGATTCGTGGATGTGCCCGTGAAGCGAGAGAAGCGGTTGGCGATGTTCAAGGAACTTGAGCGTGGCCGCGGATCCCACCGCAGCCCCTCCCCGGCAGACGTCGAGCCCCAGGCTCGACGGCGGCCCGTGGAGGACATAAACGGCATGCTCCGGATCCCTCGGCTCGGGAAGGCGGTAAAGCTCCTCCTCGATCGTGGGGAGAGTCCTGGCGTACGCCGGCCAATCGGGAATCTCCTTCCAGCCACCGGGGAGGGAGAGGATCCCGCCGCCGAACTGCGGGGGGAAGGTGAAGTCGCGCGCATCCATCCGGGCGCGGTCCTTCAGGCGGAACGGAAAATCCGTCACGAGGTTCATCCCGATGAAATCGTGCGCCCCGAGGGAGATCCGTCGACCGGCAAGGTTCTCCACCAGGAGGTATTTCCCGCAGGCGGCGTCGAACAGGGGGTCGTGCGCGCGCAGGTCGTCATTCGCCAATAACCCCAGGTGACGGATCCCTGCCGCCTGGTATTGCGCGAAGAGCGGATCGAGAAATTCCCGGACGAACCGGGCCTGTTCCTCGTGCATCCGCCCGTGGGAAAACATGTCCCCGCCGTTGATGACGAGGAACGCGCCCAGTTTCTTCGCCAGCGCGAGCGTCCGCTCGTACTTCCGCCGGTTCCCGTGCAGGTCGGTCACGAAGAGAAACGTCGCCATGGCAAAGATTATAACCGGGCCGGGGAGCGATCGATGTCGATGATCGTTATCTCGGGGGGGGAGAGGAAACGCATCGGCGGGCCCCAGGTCCCCGTCCCCCGGCTGGTGTAGAGGGCTGCGCCGTTCTTCGACTCGTACAGGCCGGAGAGGAGCGGGTACCAGATCCGGACCAGGAGCCGGAAGGGGAAGATCTGCCCGTTGTGCGTGTGGCCGGAGAGCTGAAGGTCGGCCGCCTTCCGCGCGGCGGGGGATAAAAAGGGTCGGTGCTTGAGGAGGAGCGTGAAGAGGGGGGAAGGCCCGTTTCCCAGGAGTTCTTCTTCCGAACGCCCGGGGGCCGGACCGAAAGACCGGCCTGCCGGGTCGTCGACCCCGACGAGGCGCAGGACGTTTCCGACCGTAACGGCCTCTCCCCTCAGGACCGTGAAGCCGGAGCGATGCATGAAATCGAGGGACGGGCCGATCCCCGCGTAGAATTCGTGATTGCCCGTTACCGCGTATTTGCCGAGAGGCGGGCGGATCTCCCGGAAGATCTCGGAGAGCCCGTCGAGATGGTTGATCCGGCCGTCGACGAGGTCCCCCGTGGCAACCAAGACATCCGGGGTGGCGTTCCGCACTTGTTCCGCGATGGCGGCAGCCTTCCGGTGCCGGACCATCAGCCCCAGGTGGACGTCGGAGATCTGCGCGACCCGGATCCGCTTCGTTGCCGCCGGCAGCTTGTCCGTGAGGATCCGGATGCGCTCCACCCGGAGGTTCGAGGCTTCGAGGAAAGAGGCGATTCCCAGAACGACAGATAGTCCCGCAAGGGAAAGGAACGCGGGCCTGCCGTAGGCGATGAACGGGCGCGGCCCGTCGCCGAAAACGGAGGTCAGAAGGCGCGCGAGGAGGTTTGCGGCATCCACGGCAAGGTTCATCCAGGTGAAGAAGAAGAGCAGCCCCATCCACGTGTACGCGATCCAGGAGGCGGCCCGTGAGGCCCCCTCCATTCCGCGCTCTCCGAGAACGTACACGATCAAGGGGCCGCAAAGAAGCGCGGCGAGCAGGGGAATCGCGGCGAGGGTCGTCTTCCAACCCAGCCCCAGGGCGGCCTGGGCCTTGGACAGCGCGTAGGCGTGGGTCCCGCCATAGATCAGGAAGAAGGTAAGAAGAAAAAGGGACAAGGGAAAGCCTCCGGCGGCGATCGTATTATGAGATAATTACGTCACTATTTTGCCACCGGAGGGACGGGGTGCCGACATATGAATACAAGTGCGGGAAGTGCGGGGAGTTCGAAACGACCCAGAAGATAAGCGCCCCGCCCCTCTCGAAATGCCCGACCTGCGGGGGGAAGGTGAAGCGCCAGATCGCGGGAACCGGCGGCTTCGTGCTCAAGGGAAGCAACTGGCCCTCCAAGATGGCCTCCTCGGGCGAATCCGCGAAGAAGAAAGCGGATCGTTTCATGAAGCAGACGGTGGGGGAAGTCGCCGAGGACATCGCGAAGCACTCCGATTCCCATTAGGAACCCCGCCCGACGATAACCTCCCGAAGCGCCCGCACGGCGCGGGAAACGTCCTTTTTCCCGATCCCCAGGTGGGTGACCGCCCGGAAGAGCGGGAACCCCCGGTCCTCCAGGAGCACTTTGCCGGCACCCAGTTGTTCCCGGAAAGCGGGAAGCCCCATCGAGGGCATTTTCCATCGGAACAGGACAATGTTGGTTTCCACCGGTGCGTTGATGACCTCCACCCCGGGGATCTCTTTGAGCCCGGCCGCCAGCGTCCGCGCGTTATCGTGGTCCTCCGCGAGCCGCTCGATGTGGTGCCTGAGGGCGTAGAGCCCCCCCGCGGCCACGATTCCCGCCTGTCGCATCCCGCCTCCGATCCGCAAGGCGATGCTCCGAACATCCTTCAGGAAGTCCCGGGAACCCACCAGGACCGAGCCGACCGGAGCCCCCAGGCCCTTGGAGAGGCAGAACATCAAGGAGTTGGAAACCTTCCCGTAGGACGCCGGGGACACGCCGGACGCGATCGACGCATTGAAGATGCGCGAGCCGTCGAGGTGAAGGGGGATGGAAGCCTTTCCGCACACGGTGCGGATGCGCTTCAGGGCGGCCAGGGGGAAGACGGTTCCTCCCCCGGCGTTGTGGGTATTTTCGGCGGTCACCAGGCGCACGTTCGACTCGACGCGCCGTGGCGCCGCGGCGATGGCCTCCGCAACATCCTCCGCCGAGAAGATCCCCTCCGGGGCGTCGATCCCCAGGATGACAACGGAAGCGAGATGGGAGACGGCGGGGCTTTCGCGTCCCGCGATGTGGGATGCGGAAGAAGCAACGATCCCGTCGCCTGGGCGGGTCCAAGCCGCCACGGCGCACAGGTTCGCCATCGTGCCGGAGGGGAAGAACCTCCCCGCCTCCTTTCCGAAGAGGGCGGCGGAATGTTCCTCGAGAGCGCGGACGGACGGGTCCTCCCCCCGCCGGGAATCGCCGACCTTCGCCCTCGCCATCGCCCTTCTCATCCCGGGCGTGGGGAGTGTGACGGTATCGGAACGCAGGTCGACGGCTTCGGCCATGGACGGGTCAGGCGGCCGCGAAGAGGACCGCTGAACGTGGGGCCCCGGGGCGCAGCTCCACCAGCTCCCCGTTGCAAAACGGCCGCCATCCGGGACCGTCGTCCAGCGGCTGGCTCGCCGCGACGGCCAGGCCGGGCCCGTCCTTCAGGAAGAGCGTGTAGTAGTCCTCGTTCCTGCGCCAGTGCCGCAGCGCGAAAAGCGCCTCCCCGGATGCGATCAGCAGGTTGGCGGCGGAATAATCCCCGACCTGCCCGGGGTCGCACAGGATCGCCATCAGCGCCTCTCCGAGATGTGAGAAGACCTTTTCCTCCCAGAGCACGGACAGCCGCTCCAGGAAGACGAGTGTGTCGCTGACGTTGCGCCGCTGGGCCTCCTCCCCGATTTTCCCGTGGAAGGTACCGTTGTGGGCAAGCGCCGTACCGCGGACGAGGAAGGGGTGTGCGTTGGAGGCGCTGACCGTCGCGATGTTGGAGGCATACCGGACGTGTCCGATGAACCGGTCGGTCGTTACCCTTACCCCGGAGAGCGCCGGGTCGGCGTTGGCCGGCTTCCCGCTGCGCAGGAGCCGTATCCCCCCCCCAGCGCGATAGGCGATCCCCCACCCGTTCGGATGGTTCCCGCCCGCCCTCCGCTCCCATCCATCCACCAGGTTCCCGCGTCGTGAAAAGTCGGAGAGGCCGTCAAGGAAAGGGGCCAAGTCCAACGGCTCCGCGGATGCGAATCCGATCATCCTGCACATGGGAAGTACCTCTCTTGTAGAAGATGAGGGAACCGTATCCCCCGGTTCGGGGATGCGGTTCTCCGGTTGTTTTTCAGGCATTCAGCAAGAAGAAGATCACGCCGGGAAGCCGCTCACTTAAGTGTGCGTAGATAGACGACGACGTGCCACCGCTCGTCGGGGGTGAGATCCGCCCGGAAGGCCGGCATCCCGCCGGCACCGTTGGAAAGGATGGCGAAGAGCGCCCCGTCGGGCAGTGCGGACACAGGGGATCCGGCATGCAAGTCGGCGGGGGTGGGAACGTATTTTTTCCCTACGGGTCCGTCCCCTTTGCCGGAGACGCCGTGGCAGGGCACGCAGAAGATCCCGTAGAGATCTTTTCCTTTCGACAGATTCCCTTCCGATGGATCGACGGGATTCTTGAGTTTCACGGCCTCGGCCATCGAGAGATTGCGCTCCTTTCCCTTCGTGGGGACCGAGTCCTTCGGCGGCAGGCGGACCGGCTCCTCCTGGGGCTTGTAAGCCGGATTGTCCCACATGTTCCGGTCGATCCGCTCGCAGGCGGTCAATGACCCCGCCGCGAGGACCAGGGCGGCAAGCAGCGCGGGAAGGCGGCCCCTCACAGCACCCCCTCCTCGATCCGGACGTCGGTTCCACCTGCCCCGGAAAGCGCGCCGGCGGCCCGCCGGGCCTGATCCCCGGGCGTGACATAGGCGCACACCGCGATCTTCCCCTCGTGGATCCGCGGGTCGAACACCTTCCTTTTCCAGAACCTGGCCAGCCCGATGGACAGGAAGCCGGCGACGAGCGTCGCAAGCAGAGCCGCCAGCATGGCCGTCTCGTAGGTGACGATGATCGTCGGCGGTACGGAGGCGATCGGCTTGCCGGCCGTGACCAGGGGATACACCAGGTAGGAATAGAGGGTCAGGCCCGCCCCGGCGGCCGCCCCCACGAACCAGAAGACGGCCACGGCCCATGGGAACCGGATCGGCCGGGGGTCCGAGACGACAGCGCCGTCCGGAAGCGCCACGGAGGAGATCGTCGTGACATCGGCGGCCGGAATCGGCAGGGCGCGCAGCGCCTGAGCGGCCGCTCCCGCCGACTCCACGGCGTCGAAAAGCCCGATGATGACCGTCCTGCTTCCGCCGCTCATTTCCCTTCCCCTTCCTCCTCCTGGGCTACCGACGCGACGGTGGCCGCCCCGATGGATCGGTCCGTCGTGCGGAAGAGATGCTCCTTGATGTCGCTGATCGCCATGACGGGCAGGATCTTGGAGAACAGAACGTAGAGCAGGGAGAACATCGCGACGGAGCCCACGATGTAGGACATCTCCACCCAGGTGGGGAAATAGTTGAGCCATATGGACGGGTCGTTCCGCCGCGCGAGGGAGGGCACCACGATCAGGGCCCGCTCCGCGAACATCCCGATGTTCACGACGAGGGAAACGGCGAATAAAGCGGGGACCGACCGCCGCACCCTGGAAAGGCACAGGGCCGGCAGCGGAAGGAGGAAGTTGCACGTAAGCATCAAGAGGAAAAGCGGCAGGAAGTGCCCCCCGTAGGAGCTTACAAGCGCC harbors:
- a CDS encoding aspartate aminotransferase (catalyzes the formation of oxalozcetate and L-glutamate from L-aspartate and 2-oxoglutarate), whose translation is MGRSTTSSRRASGVQLPIIPTVAGWIAETPGAISLGQGVAYYGPPPQAMQVLDRFSSTPGSHPYKPDAGLPELRKAFEGKLRTENGIYAPFERRIIVTAGANQAFFNAVLAICDPGDEVILMTPYYFNHEMAIALASCRAVCVPTDGNYHPRVGAIEAALTPRTRAIVTVSPNNPTGVVYSRETLSEINRLCARRGIYHISDEAYEYFTYDGAAHFSPGSLGGEDHTISLYSCSKAYGMASWRVGFLVAPAHLFDDLIKIQDTVIICAPAVSQAVALEALRIGRGYCHQHLESIAKVRQQVLERLSSVPDLLTIPPSQGAFYFLAKVRTSMGDLPLTERLVRNHKVAVIPGGTFGVTEGCCLRIAYGSLKMETAVEGTGRLIEGLRAILGR